In Gossypium hirsutum isolate 1008001.06 chromosome D01, Gossypium_hirsutum_v2.1, whole genome shotgun sequence, the genomic window AGTGTTACTCTTCCCTTCTTTCAATCGTTACGGTTGTGCAATGGTCATGGAATATCTTGCTTCGTTTCTCCTTGTTCCCTTATCAAATCCCTACGCCCATTGGGGGCGATGATTTCAAGCTAGGGAACCGGAATCACTGCAGCAAGCGAGACGTgggtgatgatgatgaagaagttGAATGTGCTATATGTTTATGTAAGATCGATGAAGACGATGAGATTCCAGAGTTGAGATGTGACCATCTTTTCCATAAAGTTTGCTTGGATAGATGGGTCGGACATCGACGTACCACATGCCCTGTCTGCCGCAGATCTTTAACTCCTCGGCAACTAGCGTCCGGCATGGAAGTTATTCTTTTCAAATATTGTTCTTTTGATGATACCAGCCACCGGGAAACCTGGTGGCTGCGTTAGATCATTTTAGTAGCTACCGTGATATGGCGGCGGGTTAAGCTTTTTTTACTGTTgatatttacaaataattaattaccaTAACATTCATTATGTGAAAAAAAATCCATATTTAAATCCTTTTatcgtatatatatatgtatatatatatagtcatgAAAGGGGTTTCAACTTTgaactttttaatgattttgaagaAGTTGGAACAGTAAAAGTGCATGAGCCAATATTGTTGTGATAAGACCCCCACTTTCCTTCAATTCTATGTGTTTGATTAATCATCTCAGATCAATTGAATAAACTCATTTACTTGTTCTTTTTCGCCTATTTTCTTGCCCCAATTCTTATGAGCGATCGAGAATAGGAGGATCTACATATTTAATAATGATGACTTTTAATTTCTTAATGTAATTACACTTTGTTGTCTAAACATATAGGAATTAACATTCGACTTATTGAATCAACAATCGGTTAGGATATCGGTTTAGATAAAGGATTGAACTGATTTTTTATTGAACCACTTATAAATTAGTTTATCTGGATTAAAAATCGATTGAATAAA contains:
- the LOC121213854 gene encoding RING-H2 finger protein ATL78 translates to MFASSTVAFDHSILAIDKIEKCYSSLLSIVTVVQWSWNILLRFSLFPYQIPTPIGGDDFKLGNRNHCSKRDVGDDDEEVECAICLCKIDEDDEIPELRCDHLFHKVCLDRWVGHRRTTCPVCRRSLTPRQLASGMEVILFKYCSFDDTSHRETWWLR